From the genome of Bartonella sp. M0283:
TTATATCTTCGTTCAGCGCTGACACCTCGGAACTCAACAGAAAATCACGTTGAAAGTTTTCGTTTGTTTCTATTTCTTGGCTGCCAAGACAAAACCAAAACTGGAACAGGGTGAATAAGCGTAACCGGAAAAATTTTGAAACCAAATTATAATAACGACGGCACAAAGCTTTATTGAATTTTAAGGCGAAAGATTTTTTCCGTTCCGCTATTTGGCTGTTTGCCATCTATATCGTTGCTACCATAGGACATCCGGCCTATCAGCGGCAGGAGATTGATTAGATAAACCGGAAGATAGTCCTCGCTAAACATGCGTGTTGACGCTTTGTGAAACTAAGTTGTCTCATCTCATCGTTCATCAGTTCTCTTCTCTTTCTGAACAACGAGGTTTTAAACGAGTAGCTATTTCCATTGGGTTTCATTCATCCACCTACCATTCCGTTTTATCGCTATACTGCCTTTTAAAGGAAGCTCGAAAAATAGAGGTAAAGCTGCTTGTAACACTCCTGCAAATGTTGCAAACGCCAATAGAGTCCTTCTGTTCGACAGTATTTTTCATTTCTATTCCAAGCAATGCAGGAATTAACGAAGCGCCCTCCTCCACCGTCATTTCCGGAAAAGAATGTTCATTCCTCGAAACACTGCTATGAGCCAATCATCGTTTCGCAGTTTGTCCGCTGAAAAACGCGTTACTGTTCCGGATAGAATTATCAAGGATATGAACGGCAGCGAAAATCTTAATTGTTCGAGGGAAACAGACGACACTCAACCGGGCTTTTACTCAACCAAACGATTGCCATCAGTTTGGCAAAGTTCCAAACATCGCACTCATATTCTCACAATCAAAGATGCGTCACTCTAAAAAAATTAAGCCGGAAATTTTTCAGATGGACAGCCAAAAAAATTACAAGTCATTGATTTGTGTTCTTCTTTTTCGAAGAGAAAAATCGCTTTGTCCCGTCATCGGGACCGGATGAAATATCCTGACGTCATCCCGAAAAATTTAGGCAAAGAAAGTTACAAGCGCCCCACCGAAATTCCGTCTTCGGGGTTAAGATTTGTAAGTAAAGATTATCTCTTCAAGAATTCATTCGATCTTTTCATCCAGCAAACTCTTTACGAACGAATCGATATAGAGACAGCGCCGGCGTTTTATAGCTTCTGCAAGATGAATCGCTTTTATCAATGCAAATGATTGCTCCAAATCCTGATTGATAATGACATAATCATATGATCTGAAGTGCTCGATTTCGCCACGCGCATTATGGAGCCGTAAATTAATTACATCTTGTGAGTCTTCGGCTCTACGATTTAATCGTGATTTCAACTCCTTCATCGATGGCGGCAGAATAAAAACCGAAACCACATCATCCGGCATTTTTTCCTGCAATTGTCTCGCCCCCTGATAATCGATATCGAAGAGCATATCCCGCCCGCTTGCAAGAGCCGTTTCAACGGTCGACCGCAATGTACCGTAATAATGTCCGTGAACTTCCGCCCACTCTATCAGTTCGTCATTATCGCGTTTTTGTTCAAACTCTTTTCGGGTTATGAAGTGATAATGAACGCCATTGACTTCGCTCGGCCGACGTTCGCGCGTAGTTACGCTGACGGACAATCCAAGATGCCCATCTTCCAGCAATAAACGAGATAAAGTAGACTTACCGGCTCCCGAAGGCGAAGACAAAACCAATAATACACCGCGCCGTTTGCCGGTATTTTTCAGGTTGAGCGCGCGTTCAGTTGTATTTTCCATTCAATAATGTCCTTATCAATTATCTCGAAACAGTTGCATATCCTGCTTCAGTCCGTCTTATTCAACATTTTGCAGTTGTTCGCGAAACTGGTCAATAACGGTTTTCAAGGACAATCCTGCATTAGAAAGGGAAGCTGTATGGGCTTTCGAACACAGTGTGTTGGCTTCCCGATTGAATTCTTGCGCCAAAAAATCGAGCCGTCGGCCAACAGGTTCATCCAGAGCCAGTAGATATCGTGCTGCCTTTACATGTTCGTCGAGTCGATCAAGCTCTTCCTGAACGTCGACTTTGGTGGCAAGAAGAACAGCTTCCGTCTCCAACCTTTGTGGATCGAGTTTATCACTTGTAACAATGAGCGATTCAACAAGTGCTTTTAACCGCTCCTTGATAGCTTCTTGCGAGCG
Proteins encoded in this window:
- the gmk gene encoding guanylate kinase, with amino-acid sequence MENTTERALNLKNTGKRRGVLLVLSSPSGAGKSTLSRLLLEDGHLGLSVSVTTRERRPSEVNGVHYHFITRKEFEQKRDNDELIEWAEVHGHYYGTLRSTVETALASGRDMLFDIDYQGARQLQEKMPDDVVSVFILPPSMKELKSRLNRRAEDSQDVINLRLHNARGEIEHFRSYDYVIINQDLEQSFALIKAIHLAEAIKRRRCLYIDSFVKSLLDEKIE